The Rattus norvegicus strain BN/NHsdMcwi chromosome 9, GRCr8, whole genome shotgun sequence genome contains the following window.
GCACAACTTCGTGGGTGCAGGATCACGGCAGCTGCCACCGCGCATGCGTGGGCCTCCCATCCGGGCTGTTAGGGCACGTCACATGACAGCGCGCTCGGTCACGTGACACTTGACcgcaggttgtttttttttttttttttttttttttttttttttgctcgcCCGGGCGTGCGCCCCCTTCCGTCTGACGCGCCCTCGGCGGCGGCCGCGCAGCCCTGGCTCCTCGCGGGCTCGGGCAGCGGCTGCGGCGCGGTGATGGCAAGCAGCGGTGGCGGTAACACCGGCGCGGGTGGCACCTCGGGGCTGGGCCTGGGCTTGGGGCTGGGCCTCTGCATGGGTGAGGCCACCGGCGACGCGGAGGAGGAGGCGGCCGCAGCCGAGGCGGTGGGACGCCTGGCTACGTCCCTGTGGCTGCGGCTCCGTGGCTGGGAGGCGGTGCTGGCGGCTGCACAGCGACTGCTGGTATGGGAGAAGCCGCTGCACAGCCTGGTCACGGCGGCCACACTCAACGGCCTCTTCTGGTAACGGCCGCGGAGGAGGGGGCGGGGCCGGGCTGCGCGGGAGAGCGGGGGCGGGAGGACCGGGTGCTCACCTCCCTTCGAGGGCTGTCAGCGTCTGGGGTGGTGATCCTGCACCAGGTTGCCCCATTTCTTAGTCTTTTAGTGACAGGCAAGGCTTAGAGGGCCATCTCCCCATCAGTGGGTCTTTCTGTGATTTTTCGATGGATTTGGGAGCTCTCACCCACTGTCTGCTGAGATGACTGTCTCCCTAAGGTTGTTGTCTTCGTCGTCCCTTCGGCCCTTCTTCCTGCTCAGCATATCACTTCTGACCTATTTTCTCCTGGATCTCTGGCATCCTCGCTTTCTCCCTGACGTTTCAGGTGAGTTTCTTCATTCCACATGCACTATTGTGCACCTGCCCTGTGCATCTCCCTGCTACTTGAGGGAAGGCACAGCAAGGCCATTTATCACCTAAGGCATCCTCCATgcccttctgtgtttgttttaaagaaaattgcCTGAAATGAGATTTGTTTCTTTCCCAAAAATAATGTTCTTGTGAGTGTAGTAGTCAAAACTATAGCGTATTTAAAGCTCGGTGTGgtgatgcatacctttaatcccagcactcaggagacggaggggggtgggggggggagtctctgggagttctaggCTAATTTGGTCTATGCTCGGAATTCCAAGACCGCCAGAGCTACATTGTGAGACAttgtttcaataaaaaaaagGGTGTGAAGCTTGTAGCTGAAGCACCTGGGTCCTGTTCACTACCCTTCCCTTTGTGAGCAGCATGTATGGCCTTGAAAAAATTGCAAAAGTGTTGGGCGTGATGGGCTTGGTGCCAcccacctgcctttaatcccagaatttgggaggcagaggcaggcagatctctaggcCATCTGAGTCTACAGAGTGGGAGCCAgccagaactatacagagaaaccttgtcaaagagaaggaaggaagaaaagaattgtAGAAACAGAGAAATCACAGAGAGAGATGGTTAAATGAGAGAACATGATAGGAGTTGCTTTCCTATACACTTAATGTGGATCTTGGAACAACTATATATCTGGCCGTGTATGAATTACTTGGGACACAAATGTATAAAGTGTGGGGTCCTGTGTTTGATAAAGGCAGAGTTTAAAGGGGACAAAGGTGgacctggtggcacaggcctacCATCCCAGCTTCTTAAGAGTCTGACACGGGAGGGTGCAAGTTCAAGGCGTACCCTGGGGATGCTGCTAAGTGGTATAGCATTGCCTAGTATTTGCCCCGGGCTCAATTCCCATAACTACAAAAAGGAAAGACAGGTACAGAAACAACATGTCATACAGCTGCCTGTTGGTGTATGAAGGAAATACTCTGGACCTTGTGTAGTGTGGTTCATGCCTGTGAgcaagagacaggaggattactaaAAATTTGAGACTAAAGAATGCTAAAGAGAGGCAGCTCTTTCTGACTTTGAATCTGTCTCTAAATGCCTCTTGAATGCTTAATTTACTCCCACCCCCTTTTCTCCATAGCACCACCCCCTGAAGAACCGCACTCCGACAGGTGAGTATAGGCCACCTTTTAAAGAAGATGCCCAAATGTGGTCTGCTTGCTGTGCTCAGCTTAGAGGAGCAGGAATGTGGCTTTTGCAGGCCTAGGCCCTGTGTAGCGAAGGGACTTAAAGCAAGCAAAAGCATGCTTGGCTCTAGACTTCTTTCTATGCAGATGCTGTTTCTTCTCCTGTGGAGGTAGAGGGTTTCGTACCCTGGGGATTTACTTCCCAAGACTAGGATGATTTCCTTTGGGGAAGGTGGGGTTTTCCAGATTTCCAGATTGAAGATCTCATCAGCAGTCTCAAAGTGATTTGAGTGTCTTAGCTGGTTTCTGAGGCTTCCAGGGGTCATATCATGTCTCCCCAGTGAGGGTGCGGGGTCAGGCGCCCAGCCGCACCTGCTGAGTGTGCCCGAGTTGTGCAGATACCTGGCTGAGAGCTGGCTCACCTTCCAGATTCACCTGCAAGAGCTGTTGCAGTACAAGAGGCAGAATCCAGCTCAGGTAAACCTCATCCCACAATGGTTGCAGGAGCCAGGGGCTGGGAGAGGAGTGACATGCGCAGTGTCGATTGTAAATTTCTTCAGTCAGTTCCCATTTTTTCTACCAGATAAATAATAGTTTCTTCCCCTGATGATTGTGCACATGGTTTAAGCCTAGTGTTCTTCATAGACCCTGTGCTCTTCTCTGCAGTTCTGTGCTCGAGTCTGTTCTGGCTGTGCTGTGCTAGCTGTGTTGGGACACTATGTTCCAGGAATTATGATTTCCTACATTGTCTGTGAGTAGACTCATCCCTGCTGTTTCCACAGCCCTTCCTGTTCTTCTTTCCCTGGTTGACCCAAAGGGAAGACTGCATTTTCTTTGTTAGTTAGCCATCTGGGGAGGAGAGTACTAGATGAGGGAAGAGGTTGTCACTGCCTTAGAAAAGGATGTTCAGACCTACCTGTTTAGGAGACAGTTTGGGTGTAGGTTCCTAGGCAAGTGGCCTACTGAGCTCTGAGTGGACTTTCTAACCCATAGTGCTAAGTATCCTGCTGTGGCCCCTGGTGGTTTATCATGAATTGATCCAGAGGATGTATACTCGCCTGGAGCCCTTGCTCATGCAGCTGGACTACAGTATGAAGGCAGAAGCCGATGCCCTTCACCACAAACATGACAAGAGAAGTAAGGGATTCTCTTAACCTGgacaggagaggcagagagagcctgTAGTTTATGGCTCATAGTGTGTCCTGGAATTTAAATCATTTCCAGTTCCTTAGCCGTATTTATCACCACCATTATCTTTGCTCATCGTTGCTTTATTGCCCTTCTCTAGAGCGTCAAGGGAAGAATGCACCCCCAGCAGGAGATGAGCCACTGGCAGAAACAGAGAGTGAAAGCGAGGCAGAGTTGGCTGGCTTCTCTCCAGTGGTGAGGTCCAGGGACAATGGGGTGTCAAATAGAAGGCCAAAGGGAGGCTGGGTATTGTGATGCACACATGTAATCTTATttgagaggaggaagcagaaggatcaagaattcaagacaAGCCTGGTTTTCATTATGAGTTTGAGATCAACCAGACTACATAAGACCTCTatctccaaagaaaagaaaaaggaaaaggcagagggaggggcgaGAATGTATCTGCTTTAGAGCTACCTGTTCTCAAGTAGTTGGAAACCAGAAGGCTTGAGGGTAAAGTGTGCTTATCCCTGAATGTTGGATTCATCCTGCTTTTCCTGCAGGTGGATGTGAAGAAAACAGCCCTGGCCTTGGCTATTACAGACTCTGAGCTGTCAGATGAGGAGGCCTCTATCTTAGAGAGCGGTGGTTTCTCTGTCTCTCGGGCCACCACCCCACAACTGACAGATGTTTCTGAGGGTATGAGCAGTCTTTTGCCCCTCTTTATCTTCCTGCTCCCTGATACTGAGTTGTTGCGAACtgtgatctctgagttccagaaatGCTTCCTGTAACAAAGATTGTCTAATCCTACCCTAAGCTCCCAAGAACCTTAGCTCCCTCTTCTTTGCTTGCTTTgtgtgtttggttgtttttagatctgtttattgtatgtgtatgactATTTGGCCTGCATAATGTGTGCACACCATACGGATACCTGGTGCCTGCAAATGTCAGAGGATCAGGGCATCtgatctcctagagctggagttatggtggattgtgagcccccatgtggttactgggaattgaacctgggtcctctgcaagagcagcaagtgctcttaaccactaagccatctcttcagctctgctttgctttttgagaaaggatcttagTCTAGGCTTGCTTTGAACTCTATTTGTAGCAGCAGATGGCCTGAACTCCCGgtccctcctccccacaccctcaaatgctgggattacaatagGCATGCACCACGGGGCAGCTTCCCAAGTTATCATGAACTTACTGACTTTTGTGGCCAGTTAGAGAAAGCGGCTCATTCTTAACTCTTTATTCTCTGCACAGATTTGGACCAGCAGAGCCTACCAAGTGAGCCAGAAGAGGCTCTGAGCCGGGAActaggggatggggaggagacagAGCTGGCCCCTCCTGAAGACCTGCTAAGTGCTCCTCCGGCCCTCTcaaagcaagccctggataccgaAGAGGAGGGGGCTGCAGACAAGGAAACCTTGCTTCAGCTCTCATCCCCGCTTCACTTTGTGAATACGCACTTCAATGGGGCAGGGTCCCCCCAGGAAGGAGTGAAATGCCCTCCTGGAGGACCAGTGGAGACCCTGAGCCCAGAGGCAGTGAGTGGTGACCTAATGGCTCCATCCAGCACCCTCTCACCCCAACTATGCCTTGCTGAAAGTGGTCCAGttaccctcctctctccctctgtgctcccatcccttccccaggactcaCCTCAAGCCCTGACTGCTCCTGAGGAAGAAGAGGCACTCACCACTGAGGACTTTGAGTTGCTGGATCAGGGGGAGCTGGAGCAGCTGAATGCAGAGCTGGGCTTGGGACCAGAGATGCCCCCAAAGCCCCCTGAtgttctgcctcctcctcccctggGGCCAGACAGCCATTCTCTGGTACAGTCAGACCAAGAGGCTCATGCAGTGGTTGAGCCATGAGCCATGGCAGAATGAGCTGCAGGCACACTAGGGCTTCCTAACTAGGCTTGTCACATTTTCTCCTCTCCCTACCACTCTGGGGAGAGAGAGGCACTGTGTGGGAAAGCTGGCTGTCAGATGGAAGCCAGCccactctgcctgcctgcccgcctgctgTCCTGGGACCTGGTATAATACCAAGCCCAGGATTGGTTTTATGTCTGTAAATAATTTTCCATTTGGGTTAGTGGACGTGATGAAGGCGAGGGACATCCTTCCGTAGCCTGCAGTTGCTTCCCTGCCTCGTCCCTTCTCATTGTACTGTGTCCCACGCCCTGGTGgtcaccttttctttctcttcctatcCTCAGGGACCTGCTGCTCCGCCCTCATGTCCCACTTGGTTGTTTAGTTGAGGCACTTTATAATTTTCTCTACTGTCCCACCTCCCCTTGGCTTTAAGACCCTGCTGTGTCCTGTCCTTCGCAGCCTGATCCCCACTCTTTGCCACCTCCTCTTTTCTCACAGGCGCTGGCCAAGTTTTAGGGCAGGTTCTCTTCTGAGGAGACTGGGTGGTGTCAGGCCAGCAGTGCTGTGCTTGGGTCACTGTCACCTTGAACCTGCACTGTACCCTTGCCCAGTTCAACCCTCACGATGCAGAACAGCAGGGTCCCATAGCACTTTGCCAGCACTGAGGATGGCATGTTCTCTCTCCTTTTGAGGTGAGGGACTTCCTTCTGTATTAGAGAGGAAGAACAAAACCTACTCGTCTGGACCACAGTTGAGACTCCCAGCCAGGGTCTAAAGTGGATAGTAAGATCTCTGTAGGTGTTAACTGGAAAAATAAACTGTTGATTGGCTAGAACcgctgcctgtctgcctgcttgccTCACTGTGAGCTGTGCTGACTCCCACACTGCACTTTGTCCCCTTCTCTCCCTTATGCCCTTCATCCCAGTACAGCCTCTCTTGGTTACTTTCCctgtaaaagccagaggcagGGATTATCCTGACAACCCTACCTACTCCTCAGTCGTCTTCCGTGACTGATCCACAGTGAGATTTAGCATGTGTGAATAAATTACATGCTGGAGCAAATTGCCTTGTCTTTTCCCGGTCAGTGGAACATGGAGCTGTGAT
Protein-coding sequences here:
- the Retreg2 gene encoding reticulophagy regulator 2, with the protein product MASSGGGNTGAGGTSGLGLGLGLGLCMGEATGDAEEEAAAAEAVGRLATSLWLRLRGWEAVLAAAQRLLVWEKPLHSLVTAATLNGLFWLLSSSSLRPFFLLSISLLTYFLLDLWHPRFLPDVSAPPPEEPHSDSEGAGSGAQPHLLSVPELCRYLAESWLTFQIHLQELLQYKRQNPAQFCARVCSGCAVLAVLGHYVPGIMISYIVLLSILLWPLVVYHELIQRMYTRLEPLLMQLDYSMKAEADALHHKHDKRKRQGKNAPPAGDEPLAETESESEAELAGFSPVVDVKKTALALAITDSELSDEEASILESGGFSVSRATTPQLTDVSEDLDQQSLPSEPEEALSRELGDGEETELAPPEDLLSAPPALSKQALDTEEEGAADKETLLQLSSPLHFVNTHFNGAGSPQEGVKCPPGGPVETLSPEAVSGDLMAPSSTLSPQLCLAESGPVTLLSPSVLPSLPQDSPQALTAPEEEEALTTEDFELLDQGELEQLNAELGLGPEMPPKPPDVLPPPPLGPDSHSLVQSDQEAHAVVEP
- the Retreg2 gene encoding reticulophagy regulator 2 isoform X1 — protein: MASSGGGNTGAGGTSGLGLGLGLGLCMGEATGDAEEEAAAAEAVGRLATSLWLRLRGWEAVLAAAQRLLVWEKPLHSLVTAATLNGLFWLLSSSSLRPFFLLSISLLTYFLLDLWHPRFLPDVSAPPPEEPHSDSEGAGSGAQPHLLSVPELCRYLAESWLTFQIHLQELLQYKRQNPAQFCARVCSGCAVLAVLGHYVPGIMISYIVLLSILLWPLVVYHELIQRMYTRLEPLLMQLDYSMKAEADALHHKHDKRKRQGKNAPPAGDEPLAETESESEAELAGFSPVVDVKKTALALAITDSELSDEEASILESGGFSVSRATTPQLTDVSEDLDQQSLPSEPEEALSRELGDGEETELAPPEDLLSAPPALSKQALDTEEEGAADKETLLQLSSPLHFVNTHFNGAGSPQEGVKCPPGGPVETLSPEADSPQALTAPEEEEALTTEDFELLDQGELEQLNAELGLGPEMPPKPPDVLPPPPLGPDSHSLVQSDQEAHAVVEP
- the Retreg2 gene encoding reticulophagy regulator 2 isoform X2; translated protein: MISYIVLLSILLWPLVVYHELIQRMYTRLEPLLMQLDYSMKAEADALHHKHDKRKRQGKNAPPAGDEPLAETESESEAELAGFSPVVDVKKTALALAITDSELSDEEASILESGGFSVSRATTPQLTDVSEDLDQQSLPSEPEEALSRELGDGEETELAPPEDLLSAPPALSKQALDTEEEGAADKETLLQLSSPLHFVNTHFNGAGSPQEGVKCPPGGPVETLSPEAVSGDLMAPSSTLSPQLCLAESGPVTLLSPSVLPSLPQDSPQALTAPEEEEALTTEDFELLDQGELEQLNAELGLGPEMPPKPPDVLPPPPLGPDSHSLVQSDQEAHAVVEP